A window of Candidatus Cloacimonadota bacterium genomic DNA:
AATTCATCTTATCCTGCGGGAGTTTGTGCAGAAAGAACTGCGATATTTACAGCTGTTACTGCCGGTGAGAAAGAATTCGATGCTCTGGCAATTTTTGCGGATGGAGAAAAACTCCCCTTTCCCTGTGGAATTTGCCGGCAAGTTATTTCTGAATTTTCCACCGACCTGCCGATTATTATTGCCAGAAATAAAGACGATTATGTGGTGAAAAATATTTCAGAACTTTTGCCACATGTCTTTGAATTCGATCTTGAAAAAAT
This region includes:
- the cdd gene encoding cytidine deaminase, yielding MEKKIIEKLIKKAIIASKNSYSPYSKYSVGAALLTKSGKIFTGTNVENSSYPAGVCAERTAIFTAVTAGEKEFDALAIFADGEKLPFPCGICRQVISEFSTDLPIIIARNKDDYVVKNISELLPHVFEFDLEKIN